In Bifidobacterium scardovii JCM 12489 = DSM 13734, the genomic stretch GCGACGCTCTCGTCCTCGGCGGAGGCCTCGTCCTCACCGAGGAAAGCGCTCAGGTCGAGCGGCTCGCCCTCGCTGGTGAAGCTGACGGCGCGCATGCCGGCGAGCAGGCCCTTGGAGCGGCCGACCTCGGCGACGGCGGAGCCGAGCTGGCCGTTGCGCACGATCGCGTTGATGAAGTTGTTCGGATCCATGCCGTACTGCTGGGCGATGGAGGCGAGGAAGTTGAACACGTCGGACTGGGAGACCTTGACGTCCAGCTTCTCGGCGAGCGTGTCGAGCACGATCTGGTCGCGCAGTTCCTTCTCGGCGGACTCCTCGGCCTCGGCCTTCTGCTCCTTGGTGGCCTTGTCCGGATCGGCGGTCATGCCCTTGAGGTGCTCGGCGGCCGCATCGGCCTTGACGCCCTTGGGCACCGGGATCTCCAGGCCCTCCTGCAGGCGGGCGAGGAAGGCGTCGCGGGCCTCGGTGGCCTGGCGGGCTTCGCCGTCCTGTTCGATGTTCTTGCGGATGTCGGCCTTGAGCTCGTCGAGCGTGTCGAACTCGGAGGCCTCCTGGGCGAAGTCGTCGTCGAGCTCCGGCAGTTCCTCGGACTTGACGGAGTTGACCTTGACCTTGACCTGGGCCTTCTCGCCCTCGTGGTCGCCGGCTTCCAGCGTGCCCTCGAAGGTGGTCTCCTCGCCGGCGGACAGGCCGTCGAGGGCCTCGTCCAGGCCGTCCAGCATGGTGCCGGAGCCGAGCTCGTAGCTCACGCCCTCCTGGGAGTCGACGGTCTCGCCGTCGATCTGGGCTTCCAGGTCGATGCTGGCGAAGTCGCCCTTGGCGGCCGGGCGGTCGACGCCGACCAGGGTGCCGAAACGCTGGCGCAGGGTCTCGAGGCGCTTGCTCACGTCCTCGTCGGTGACCTCGGGCTTGGCGACCTCGATGGTCATGCCCTCGAGGGCCGGCAGCTCGATCTCGGGGCGACGCTCCACGGTGGCCACGAACTTGAGCTTGGTCTCGTCCTTGGCGGAGGCGGGCACTTCCTGCACGTCGAGCTCAGGCTGGGCCATCGGGCGGATCTGCTTCTCCTCCAGCGCCTTGGAATACAGCTCCGGCACGCCGTTGTTCACCGCTTCGCCGGCGACGGCCGCGAAGCCGATGCGCTGGTCGATGATCTTTCCGGGCACATGTCCCTTGCGGAAGCCGGGGACGTTCACCTGCTTGGCGATCTCCTTGCGGGCCTCGTCGAGATACGGGTCGAACTCTTCCGGTTCGACGGTGACGGTGAGCTTCACCTTGGTGGGCTCGAGGTTCCTGACGCTGATCTTCACGCTAAACGCTCCTGAAAAGTCGTTACTTCATAGTTCTGCCAATTTAGGCAACCGTTACATGATAACGCGACTTACGGACGCTGCAACCAGCTTCACCTGCCAGTCGCGCGCACCCTGCTCCGTGAGGAATTCCGCGACGTCCCTCTCCCCCGGATCGTCGGTCCAGCACAGATTGCGGATGTACTGCGGCTTGATGATGATTTCGGCCGGGGTGCGCGTGTCCTCGGCGATCTGCGTGATCACGCGGCGGGCGCGCTGCAGCCGGTCGAGCCGGTCAGGGTGGCGCGCCGCCCAGACGCGCATCGAGCGCGGCGCGTTGCCCTGCCCCTCGTCGGCATCGTTCTGCGGCGACGGCATCGTCGGCCATTCACCGGGCCCGAGCGCCAGGGCCTCCTGGATGACGCCCCGCCATACCGATGGCTTGACCTTGCGCTGGATCGGCGCGTACCGCTCGAACATCTTGTCCTGCTCGCCGCCGGTGTGCATGCGCACGCGCTCGTTGAGCGAGCGGATCATGCGGAATTCGCGCGCGTTGCGTGGCTTTTTCACCGCGGCTTCGATGATCGAGGAATCGGAGAGCAGCAGGTTCGGCGCGATGTCGTATTGCCGCGCGAGCCGATCGCGCTCCTGCCACAGCGCCTTGGCGACGGCCAGCCCCCGTGGGTCATGGCTGAGCACGTTGATGTGCGAGACGCGCAGCCATGGCACCGGGTGCCGGCGGCGCGGGCCCATGCCCTCCGCCAGCGTATGGGCGAACTCCTCCTCGGCCCACCCGGCCTTGCCCTGGCGGGCCAGATCGGTGCGCATCAGCCGCTCCAGTTCGATGAGCAGCTCTACGTCGAGCGCCGCGTAGTTGCGCCAGTCGCGCGGCAACGGGCGGTACGACCAGTCGGCGGCAGAATGCTCCTTCGCCAGCGTGATGCCCAGATAGCGCTCGGTCACGGCGGCCAGACCGAAGCGATGCAGGCCGAGCAGCCTCGCGGCGATCTCCGTGTCGAACAGCGCGCCGGGGCGCAGCCCCAGATCGGCGAATCCGGGTAGGTCCTGCGCGGCGTCGTGGATGATCCACGCGGCGCCGCCGAGCGCGGCGTTGAACGCCTCCCAGTCGACGCCGAACCCGTTCAGCGCGACCGGGTCGATCAGCGCGATGCCCGCGCCCTCGCGTTTGAACTGGATCAGCCAATCCTCGTGCCCGTAGCGGAACCCGGACGCCCGTTCGGCGTCAGCCGCCACGGAGCCAGTCGCGGCGGCGAATCGCATGCACACGTCGCGGAATCCATCGGGGGTCGCGGTGACGCCGGGCACTCCCCCACGCGGCTCGGACAGCAGTCTGGGCTCATCGGTCAACGGATGGTTCCTCCTCGGCAACGGCGGCGGAACGGATGAACATCGCCCACATCACCACCTGCGCGCCGGCGTCCATGCGTCCGTCAATATCTTCAAGCGGCGTCCATGATACACGCATTTCGCAACCAGCCGAATCCGGTCCGGCCAGCGACCCGAACGAGGTGTTTCTGGTGACCGTCACCGTGCCGCGGAGCCCGTCCCGGTCCGCGCCGTCGAGGAATCCGCGCAGGGTCTCCCAGTACATCGCCGGAGCCAGGCCGTTGTCCTCCCTCGTTTCCAGCGGCATGCGAGCGAAAGCGACGCACCGCCAGCGCGACGACCAGTCGTCCCGCGGCTCGCGCGAATACAGCAGCGTGATCCAGCCGGAGGCTCCGGAACGGGGACGGTCCGCGCCTTCGCCCACAATGCCGGGACGGGCGTGGTCGGGGTGCTCCCCCGATGCGCCGTCGCTGCCGCTCTCCAGTTCCACGCCGATGCCGTAATCGGCAAGCGTCGACGGCACGGGAATCTCTCGATAGCGCACGCCGGGCACGCGCCGCATCGCGCGTACAGACTCGACGGCACGCCACACTTCGTCAGGAACGCCGGCGGGGCGCCCGGGCAGGCCGGCATCGTCGCCTGGCCGCCTCGGCGCGGAAACTCCCCCCGGAAAAGCGAAGATCTCTGCCATATAACAAGGCTAAACGGGGCACCCTATTTTTGGCGGCATCGCCACGCGCCCCCGTGTCGCGCGTGGCGATGCCGGATACCGGTGCCACTTCCATATCCCATCCAACGGGGAACCAATACCCTGTATCGCAAGCGGTTCACGCCCCCGCTAGCGGGGCTGTCGGCGAAGCCGACTGGGGGTGGCCAGAAGCATGGCTCGACCACCCTCCGGCGCTACGCGCCACCTCCCGCCAGCGGCGGAGGATCGGTCGGCCATCAACCATTTACAAAATAAACCGACAGGACGAATAACGCACAGACAACGGCAACTTCAGTACACAGTGAAACCGTGGGACTGGAATTGCTCGACGACGCGCTGCTTGAGCGCGGCGCTCGGGCCCTTCTGGTTCTCAAGCGGGTACGGAATGCGCAGCTCGTGCCACTTCGGGCGGCCGAGCTGGTGGAATCCGAGCACGTCGATGTGCTCGACCGCCCCGTCGAAGCTCTCGCAGATCCGCGCGACGTTCTCGACGTTCTCCTCCGAGTCGGTCAGGCCCGGCACGAGCACGAAACGCACCCAGATCTTCTTGCCGGCCTTGGCGAGGCGCTGGCCGAAGTCGATGGTCGGCTGCAGCAGGCCGCCGGTGACCTTGTGGTAGGTCTCCTCGTCGCCGGACTTGACGTCGAGCAGGCACAGGTCGATGTCGTCGATCATCTCGTCGGTGTAGTTGGTGTTGAGGAACCCGGAGGTGTCGAGGCAGGTGTGCACGCCCATCTCCTTGGCCGCGCGGAACACGCGGGAGACGAAGGCCGCCTGCATCATCGACTCGCCGCCGGAGAAGGTGATACCGCCGCGCGTGGCCTTGAACAGGTCCTTGTAGCGGTCGACCTTCTTGATCATCGCGTCGAGGTACACCGGCTGGCCGTCGCGCATCTTCCAGGTATCCGGATTCTGGCAGTACTGACAGCGCAGCGGGCAGCCGGACATGAAAACCGTCATGCGGGTGCCCGGGCCGTCCACGGAGGTGTTGATGTCCCAGGAGTGCACGAAGCCGATGTCGCCGGTTTTCAGTGCGCCGATGCGGTCGCGCCGGTCCAGGCCGATGGGCGATTCGAATCCGGAGAGTCCCCCCATCAGCGTCTGACTGGCATAGGTCTTCGACTCCTTGAGCATATGCCGGGTCGTGGTACGGAACGTGAGTGTTACGGGCATCGCTGTCCTCCTTGGCATACAGCCTTACAACAAATGTCGGCCCCCGCCGGACGGGGCTGTCGGCACAGGCCGACCGGGGCGGCGCTCAAGGCGCCGGAACCCCCAATCAGCCCGCGGCTGACAGCCCCACCGGCGGGGGCCGTATCATGCGCCAATGCGGTCGCGCGGACCGGCCCTCGCGGGGCCGGCATCATGACGTCATCAGTCGGTGACGGCGCCCTGATGGAACGTACGGGAGATGACGTCGAGCTGCTGCTCCTTGGTGAGCTTGACGAAGTTCACCGCGTAGCCGGAGACGCGCACGGTCAGGTGCGGGTACTTCTCGGGGTGCTCGACGGCGTCCTCCATGGTCTCCTTGCGCAGCACGTTGATGTTCGCGTGGTAGAGGCCGTGGCCGTTGCCGGCGTCCAGGATGCCGACCAGGTTGCCGATGCGCTCCTCCTCGTCGCGGCCGAGGCCGTCGGGGGTGATCGTGTTGGTCAGCGAGATGCCGTCCAGCGCGTCGTTGTAGTCGATCTTGCCGACCGAGAACATCGACGGCAGCATGCCGTGCGAGTCCATGCCGTTCTCCGGGTTCGCGCCCGGGGCGTACGGGGTGCCCTTCTTGTGGCGGGACGGGAAGGAACCGGTGTTCTTGCCGTACTCCACGTTGGAGGTGATCGTCAGGATGGACTGCGTCGGGACGGCGCCGCGGTACACGGGCAGGCGCTTGACCTGGCCCATGACGGTGGAGACGACCCACTTGGCGATGTCGTCGGCGCGATCGTCGTCGTTGCCGTAAACCGGGAAGTCGCCCTCGGTGCGGTAGCCGACGACCAGATCGTCATCGGCGCCCTCGACGTACTCGTACTCGTGGCCCTCGAGGTTCTTGGCGTCCTTGTTGTAGATCGGGTACACCTTGGCGTACTTGACGGCGGACAGCGAGTCGGCAGCGATCGACAGGCCGGACATGCCGCAGCCGAGCGTACGGTACACTTCCTTGTCGTGCAGCGCCATCTCGATGGACTCGTAGGCGTACTTATCGTGCATGTAGTGGATGATGTTCAGGGCCTTGACGTAGGTCTCGGACAGCCACTCGAGAGCCTTCTCGTAGTTGGCCTTGACCTTCTCGTAGTCAAGCGTGCCGTCGGCCTCCGGGGCCACCGGCTCGATGACGCCCTTGTCGATGACCTGCATGCCGGTCATCTCGTCGCGGCCGCCGTTGATCGCGTAGAGCAGCGCCTTGGCGGAGTTCACGCGTGCGGCGAAGAACTGCATCTGCTTGCCGACGCGCATCGGGGAGACGCAGCAGGCGATGGCGGCGTCGTCGCCCCAGTGGTTGCGGATCTCCTTGTCGGACTCGTACTGGATGGCCGAGGTGTCGATCGAGATCTTGGCGCAGAAGCGCTTGTAGCCTTCCGGCAGCTTCGGATCCCAGAAGATCGTGATGTTCGGCTCCGGGCCGGGTCCAAGGTGCTCGAGGGTCAGCGTGTTGAGCAGACGGAACGAGGTCTTGGTGACCATCGGGCGGCCGTCGCCGCCGAAGCCCGCGTCGGACCAGGTCGCCCAGTACGGATCGCCGGAGAAGATGTTGTCGTAGTCCTTGGTGCGCAGGAAGCGGACGATGCGCAGCTTCATGACGATGTTGTCGATGATCTCCTGGGCATCGGTCTCAGTGATGAGGCCGGCCTTGAGGTCACGCTCGAAGTACACGTCGAAGAACGCGGAGTTGCGGCCGAAGGACATGGCGGCGCCGTCCTGGCTCTTGATGGAGGCGAGGTAGCCCATGTAGGTCCACTGCACGGCTTCCTTGGCGGTCTGGGCCGGGCGGGTCAGGTCCAGACCGTACTCGTTGCCGAGGGTGATCAGCTGCTTGAGGGCCTTGATCTGCTCGTCGTGCTCCTCGCGGAAGCGGATCCAGTGCTCGATCTCCGGCTCGGTGAAGTCGTTGCGGTACGGCACGGAGTCCTTGTCGCGCTGCTTGAATTTGATCAGCGCGTTGAGGCCGTACAGGGCCACGCGGCGATAGTCGCCGATGATGCGGCCGCGGCCGTAGGCGTCCGGCAGACCGGTGAGGATCTTGTTATGGCGGGCGACCTTGATGTCCTTGGTGTAGACGCCGAAGACACCGTCGTTGTGGGTCTTGCGGTACTTGGTGAAGATCTTCTTGATCTCCGGATCCGGCTCCTTGCCGGCTTCCTTGATGGCCGTCTCGACCATGCGCCAGCCGCCGTTCGGCATCATGGCGCGCTTGCACGGCACGTCGGTCTGCAGGCCGACGATCACGTTGTCGACCTCCGGGGAATCGATGTAGCCGGCCGGGAAGGCGTCGATGCCGGCGGGGGTGTGGGTGTCCACGTCGTAGACGCGCTGCTTGCGCTCGACGGCCAGGTAGTTGTCGTCGAGGTACTTCCACAGGTGCTTGGTCTTGTCGGTAGCGTCAGCCAGGAAGGACTCGTCGCCGGTGTACGGGGTGTAGTTCTTCTGGATGAAGTCACGTACGTCGATGTCCTTTTGCCAGTTGCCCTCGGTGAAGCCTGCCCAGGCCTTGGCCTCGAGCTCTTCCTGAGACACTGCATTGTCAACTGCTGTCATGTCACTCCTTGGTGTCGTAGGCGGCGCATCTTCACGCCGTCTCCTTACATCTCCCCATGGTAGTTGAGCCAAGCTGGGAAAAGGCTGATTCACAACGTGAGCTATCTCACATTTTGTTATCGCTCACATCATCGCCGTCGAGGCCGTCGTCGTAGGAATCGTCGTCATACGGGTCGCCGTCGGCGCCGGTCTTGCCCCACCGGTTCCACTGGCGCGTGGCCTCGTTCCACGTCGTGTTGCGCTCCTTGACGATCCGCCACGCGTCGATGGCGTCCTGGCGCGTCCGGTACGGCCCCATGCGGTGGCTGATCGGCGAGACCTTGCCCTGCTCGGGCTGTTCGGCCACCGTGTTGAAATACCATTCCTTGTCGCTCATGAGCATCCCCTCCCGTTGGCCGCCGCGCGCCAACCGCACGGCGGCCGACCGTACGACATCCTACTCGCGGAACGCGTTGGTGATGGGCAGGCGGCGGTCGCGGCCGAACGCGAGCGCCGTGACCTTCGGCCCCAGCGGGTACTGGCGGCGCTTCCACTCGGCGCGGTCGACCAGGCGCATCACCGTATCGACGGTCTTGGCGTCGAAGCCGTCGGCGAGCAGGTCGGCGCGGCCGTGCGCATGCTCGATGTACGCGGCGAGTACCTGGTCGAGCAGCGCGTATTCGGGCAGCGAGTCGGAATCCTTCTGCCCGGGGCGCAGTTCGGCGCTCGGCGCCTTCTCGATCGAGTTGACCGGGATCATTACCCCGCCCGGCAACGGCGTGCCGGCGCCACTCCGCTCGTTGCCGACGATGCCGAGACCGCCGATGCCGACGCCCGCCGCCGCGGCCTTGTTGCGCCAACGGGACAGCTCCCAGACGCGGGTCTTGAGCAGGTCCTTGATCGGCGCGTAGCCGCCGACCGCGTCGCCGTAGATCGTCGAATAACCGCAGGCGAGCTCGGACTTGTTGCCGGTGGCCAGCGCCAGCAGGCCCTTCGCGTTCGAGTAGGCCATGACGATGACGCCGCGGATGCGCGCCTGCAGGTTTTCGGCGGCCACCCCTTCAAGGTCCAGCTGCTTCTGGTAGGACACGAACAGCGGCTCGATCGGCTGCACGTCGTATTTCGCGCCGAGATTGGCGGCCAGGTCGGCGGCGTCGTCCTTGGACCCGTCCGAGGAGTACATGCTCGGCATCGAGATGCCCTGCACGTGCTCGCCGCCGCACGCGTCGGCGGCCATGGCGGCCACAAGCGCCGAGTCGATGCCGCCGGACAGGCCGAGGCACACCCCCTTGAAGCGGTTCTTGGCCATGTAGTCCTTGAGGCCGAGCACGCAGGCCGTGTACACCTCCTCATCCGGGTCGAGCTCGGGCGCGATCTCGCCGGCCCCCTGGCGTTCGGCATCCGCGTCGAAGTCGAAGAAGCCCAGATGCTCCATGAACATCGGCGCGCGGGCCAGTAGCGTGCCGTCGGCGTCCACGACGAAGCTGCCGCCGTCGAACACCAGATCGTCCTGGCCGCCGACCTGGTTGACGTAGATCACCGGCGCGTGCACCTCGTCCGCGCGGCGCACCGCCAGGTCGTAGCGCACATGCGTCTTGCCCTCCTCGTACGGGGAGCCGTTCATCGTCATGAGCACGTCGATGCCCCGGCCGGCCAATTCGGCGACGGGGCCGCCGTCCTGCCAGATGTCCTCGCAGATCGCCACGCCGACGCGCACGCCGTCGATGTCGAGCACCACCGAGCGTTCGCCGGCGGTGAAGATGCGGAACTCGTCGAACACGCCGTAGTTGGGCAGGAAGTGCTTGTCGTAGCCGGCCCACACCACGCCGTCGTGCAGCACGACCATGCGGTTCTTCGGCTTGTCGGAGGCGTGGTCGGTGCCGACCGTGCCGACCGCGACGTACAGGTCGCCGAGCCCATCGGCGGCCAGCTCGGTGGCCAGCCAGTTCGCCTTGTCCCACGCGGCCTGGCGGAAGGTGCGGCGCAGGGCCAGATCCTCGATCGGGTAGCCGGTGAGCGTCATCTCGGGGAACACCACCACCTGGGCGCGGCCTTTCGCGGCGAGATGCACGTACCGCATGATCTTGTCGGCATTGGCGTCGAGGTCGCCGACGCAGGTGTCGATTTGGGCGAGAGCGAAACGAATCTGAGTCATACCCGTTATCCTAGTGCACCCGGAGGCACCGGCGGGTTTCGCGCCCGCAGCCGGCCGCCCCGATACCTCTCCGATATCGTCCGGGCGCCGGCCTGGCGGCCGGTCTTCGCCGGGATTGTCTACACTGGTCGGTGAAGGCGGCAGGCGGGGGCGGTGCAGGACCGGCACCCATGGTGGGCGCGCCGGCCGCTCCCGGAGGCGGCCGCGCCCCATCGGACGGAGGTTTTTGTCATGGCAGCGAACAGTGAATCCGGCGCCATCGCGCGCGGCGGCGACATCAGGGCGGCGTTCTTCGACATCGACGGCACGCTCACCAGTTTCGTCACGCACTCGATCCCCGAATCCACGATCGAGGCGCTGCACGCGCTGCAGGCCCGCGGCGTGCGCATCTTCATCTGCACCGGCCGCGCGCCCTCGCACATGGGCGTCGTGCTCGACACGATGCCCGTCGACTTCGACGGCATCGTCGGCATGAACGGACAGTACTGCTTCGACGACCACGGCTTCCTCGAGGCGCGCCCGCTCGACAGGGACGACATCGAAACCGTCACCCGCTGGCTCGACGAGCACCCGGACGTGGTGGCGAACTACTGCGAGAAGGACTACGTGTACTTCAACCAAGTGACCGAGTCGATGCGCGCCTCATGGCGTCAGCTCGGCAAGACCGCGCCCGAGGTGCACGTCGATGACCCGCACGCACGCACGCCCGTCCACGAGACCTTCCAGATCAGCCCGTACATCGACGCCGCGCTGGAGGCGGAGCTCATCGGCCGGTGCCGCAACATCGCGGGCGTGCGCTGGCACCCGGATTTCGTCGATCTGATCCCCGCCGACGGCGGCAAGCCCGAAGGCATGAAGCGCTTCCTGCGCCACTACGGGCTCACGGCCGCGCAGGCGATCGCCTTCGGCGACGGCGGCAACGACGTGACGATGCTCGAATACGCGGGGATCGGCATCGCGATGGGCAACGCCTCCGAGCCGGCCAAACGGGCGGCCGACTACGTCACCGACAACGTCGACCACGACGGCATCATGAACGCGCTCAGGCATTTCGGCGTGCTGTAGCCCGGTCAGACGGAGGCAACGCCGGGTTGCGCCGCGGCCGGATGACGGGACGGTGGGATCAAGGGCAGCGTCACGGCGATGCGCCAGACGCCGTGCGCGCCCGACGTCTCGATCAGCCCGCCAAGCGATTCGATGACGGAACGGTGCAGCCCGAGCCCGCGCCCCGACCGCACGCCGTCGAGAGCCTCGGCATGGGAGCGCCGCGCATCGTAGCCGTTGCTTTCCTCGATGCGCAGGGCCGACCGGCCAAGGACGACCGTCAGCACGTAATTGTCCGCATGGGGGCGGCAATGCCGCACCAGATTCGCGTAGATCTCCCCGATCATGCCGATCGCCGCGTCGCGCACCGCCGCATCGACGCTCGCCGCGATGCCCAGCCCGGCAGAGGCATCGGACCAATCCGGCTCACCGGAACCATGAGATTCGCCGGACTGCACGAATTCTCCGGATTCGCCGGATTCGCCGGATTCGAAGCGGCCGAACCCCTCGATGCCCATATCGCGCAGTTTCGCGTCCTCGTCGCGCATCAGCGTCTCCACGGCGGCCTGCAGCGCGGTCCTCGACACGACGCCGCCCGACGGGGCGCGCTCCTCGAGCAGATCGATGACTTCGTGCACCGCCTGCAGGGCGTGACGCGACCGCTCGCGCAGCGCCCTGGAGGTCTCGACGACCAGCGCCGTGTCCTCGTTCCGCGGCAGCGTCGCGGCGATCAGCCCCAGCTGGTCGGCCATCAGGGCCATATACGACAGGTCGTTGGTCACCGAATCGTGGATCGCGGCCGTCAGCTCGGCGTCGCGCTGGCGGCTGACCATCCTCGCGTGCGTCCAGCGCAGCCGCTCCTCCGCGAGGCGCCTGGCGCGCTTGTCGTCGCGGTTGCGCATCAGCATGCCGATGCCGAACAGCACGACGTACAGCAGCGCGGCCACCGCCGCGAACATCAGGATCTCGCCCGGCTTGCTCGTCGGCCACGCGCCGGTCGCGCCGGAATCCGCGGGCAGGGACGGCAGCATGCCGAACGACATCAGCAGCGCGCCCTGCGCCACCAGGAACACGATGGCCAGGCAGACGACCCACCACGGCAGGATATAGCCGGCCGCCGGCATGAAGAAGATGTTCGAGGTGCCCACGGCATGGTTCGGATCCGGCGACATCGACACGATCGCCGTCATCAGCAGGAACACCCCGCAGGAGACCTTCGGATTGTGCCACATCAGGAACGTCATGTACAGGGTCATGACCGTCACCGCCAGGTCCTGCGCAGGCAGCGGCTTGGACCATCCGACCAGATCGACCGCGACAAGGCATACGGACAGGAATCCGCACCACTGCGGGAATCCGCGCGGCCGCACCATTCCCCAACCGTCGCGCAGCGCGCGCACGGGACCGGGCGCCGGATGCATGCTCACGCCCATTCGCCGGTGACCCACATGGCCACGGCCTGCGCCAGCGTAGCGGCGCCGAGCTTCTCCTCGGCGCGATGCGCATAGGTGCGTGCCGTGGCCTGCGTGATGGCGAGCCGTTCGGCGATGTCGGCGTAGGTCAGGCCGCGTGACAGCATGTCGATGATGCGCGACTCCTGATCGGACAGCTTCACCGGTTTGCGGGCGCCGGCCTTGAGCCGCTCGTGGGCCCGCTCGGCGGTGTCGAAGGACACGGAGCCGGCGAGTTCCGCGGGAACGAAGGTGCCGCCGCGGCGTATCGTGTCCACCGCCGCGACGATCTGCTGCATGCCGGCCTTGTCGGCCAGCCCCTGCGCGCCGGCCTGCACCAGGCGCTCCGCATAGTGGCTCAGGCTGTACGAGGTGACGCCGAGCAGCAGCACGTCGGCGCTCGTCTCGCGCACGCGGCGGCAGATTGTCAGCCCGCTGATCTCGCCGAGCGACATGTCGGCGATCAGCATCTGCGGGCGGGAGACCGGGTCGAGCGTCTTCGCCAGCGCCTCGCTGCCGGAGGTGGTCCACCACGGCACGGCCACGCCCCGACACATCTTCGGCAGCAGCTGCACCAGCACCTTCGCGGTGAGCATGTCGTTGTCGACCACCGCGACGCGCAGCGGCCCGGCCTGCTGCGGTTCCACAGCGGCCCCCGATGTCATGCCGTCATTCATGATTTCCCCGCTTTCCCGGCGCAGCCGCGACCATTCCCCGTTGAGATTCACCGTGCCCGTTCATACCTCCGAGTACAGCACGGATGGACGCGCGGCGCCGCCTAGTGTCATCATACGTGGACGGCTCGGACGCGGATCGGGCGCGCGCCTGTCATCAGGCGTCGACGCCGGGGCGCCGCGGCCCGCGTTCTCGTCTATGGTGGCGGCATGCGGCGATGGCGCGCGGCCCCGGCCGGGAGGCCCGCACGGCATCCGCGGCGCATCGGCTGCGAGGATGACAGCCCCGCCGAAATCACCCTTTCGGATGAGCGCGGAAACGCGCGGTTCGGGGTGTAATCAGGAGTGTCCCCGATACCGCGGCGGCCCCGCGGCCGGCAGGATGGAACCAACGATGTTGCCGATACCCGGCACCGGCAGAAACG encodes the following:
- a CDS encoding Cof-type HAD-IIB family hydrolase, with the translated sequence MAANSESGAIARGGDIRAAFFDIDGTLTSFVTHSIPESTIEALHALQARGVRIFICTGRAPSHMGVVLDTMPVDFDGIVGMNGQYCFDDHGFLEARPLDRDDIETVTRWLDEHPDVVANYCEKDYVYFNQVTESMRASWRQLGKTAPEVHVDDPHARTPVHETFQISPYIDAALEAELIGRCRNIAGVRWHPDFVDLIPADGGKPEGMKRFLRHYGLTAAQAIAFGDGGNDVTMLEYAGIGIAMGNASEPAKRAADYVTDNVDHDGIMNALRHFGVL
- a CDS encoding response regulator transcription factor; translated protein: MNDGMTSGAAVEPQQAGPLRVAVVDNDMLTAKVLVQLLPKMCRGVAVPWWTTSGSEALAKTLDPVSRPQMLIADMSLGEISGLTICRRVRETSADVLLLGVTSYSLSHYAERLVQAGAQGLADKAGMQQIVAAVDTIRRGGTFVPAELAGSVSFDTAERAHERLKAGARKPVKLSDQESRIIDMLSRGLTYADIAERLAITQATARTYAHRAEEKLGAATLAQAVAMWVTGEWA